A single region of the Microlunatus panaciterrae genome encodes:
- a CDS encoding ABC transporter permease: MRLAWRELRRQPSRFAIAAAILSLIAILLMFLGGLLDGLVGDATGPLQAQRADLVVYSAKSEDTLGRSRIGSATRSQVERSAGPAAVGGLGTVSLGARLDGRGPRDLVSISLYGYELAPQGLPVVPPATGEVIADDSLRAEGIRAGDTIWLGPDRTPVTVIGFDGTDTSYGSGTVWGSLRTWRQVLAANQPGLPFGADDTQALVIRLDPTQTGDLAASIDAATGGDTHTLSIAAAADAIPGVQAQRSTFNQIIGVTVAIAIVVVALFFALLTVERTGRYGVLKAIGAGTGTLFAGVALQAVLVTVVASIIGVATTLMFGALIPPGSIPFRIRPTRLAGSVAVLLVAAVVGSAFSLRRVLRIDPAAAIGGTQ, translated from the coding sequence ATGAGACTCGCCTGGCGGGAGCTCCGCCGACAGCCCAGCAGGTTCGCGATCGCCGCGGCCATCCTGTCCCTGATCGCGATCCTGTTGATGTTCCTCGGCGGTTTGCTGGACGGCCTGGTCGGCGACGCCACCGGCCCGTTGCAGGCGCAGCGTGCCGACCTCGTCGTCTACTCGGCGAAGTCTGAGGACACGCTCGGCCGGAGCCGGATCGGCAGCGCCACCCGGAGCCAGGTCGAGCGGTCCGCCGGACCCGCCGCGGTCGGCGGACTCGGCACGGTGTCGCTCGGTGCCCGGCTCGACGGCCGGGGCCCCCGGGACCTGGTGTCGATCAGCCTTTACGGCTACGAGCTGGCGCCCCAGGGCCTGCCGGTGGTCCCGCCGGCCACCGGGGAGGTCATCGCCGACGACTCGCTGAGGGCCGAGGGCATCCGGGCCGGTGACACCATCTGGCTCGGGCCGGACCGCACCCCGGTGACGGTCATCGGCTTCGACGGCACCGACACCAGCTATGGCTCCGGGACCGTCTGGGGATCCCTGCGGACCTGGCGCCAGGTGCTCGCCGCCAACCAGCCGGGGCTGCCGTTCGGCGCCGACGACACCCAGGCGTTGGTCATCCGGCTCGACCCGACCCAGACCGGCGACCTGGCGGCGAGCATCGACGCCGCCACCGGCGGCGACACCCACACCCTCAGCATCGCCGCCGCCGCCGACGCCATTCCGGGGGTGCAGGCGCAGCGCAGCACCTTCAACCAGATCATCGGCGTCACCGTCGCCATCGCCATCGTCGTGGTCGCCCTGTTCTTCGCCCTGTTGACCGTTGAGCGCACCGGCAGGTACGGCGTGCTCAAGGCCATCGGCGCCGGCACCGGCACGTTGTTCGCCGGCGTCGCGCTGCAGGCGGTCCTGGTCACCGTGGTCGCCTCCATCATCGGCGTCGCCACCACGCTGATGTTCGGCGCCCTCATCCCACCCGGGTCCATCCCGTTCAGGATCCGCCCGACCCGGCTGGCCGGCAGCGTCGCGGTGTTGCTGGTGGCCGCCGTCGTCGGCTCCGCCTTCTCCCTGCGCAGAGTGCTGCGCATCGACCCCGCCGCCGCCATTGGAGGAACGCAGTAG
- the lysS gene encoding lysine--tRNA ligase, giving the protein MRVRREKRDRLLADGRQPYPVSVPRTHDLDEVRAKWGHLQTGEETQDVVGVAGRVVFIRNTGKLCFATLQQGLTQEHSGVRLQVMLSLAEVGEEALTSWKAEVDLGDFVFVEGRVIWSRRGELSVMASRWEMASKALRPMPTMHKELSPEMRVRQRYADLAVREAARDMVRTRAKITRSIRETLHRGGFVEIETPILQLIHGGATARPFNTHLNAFDTHMTLRIALELFLKRAAVGGVERVYEMGRIFRNEGIDSTHSAEFTMLEVYEAWGDQRSIAALIQQIIVDAADAVGSRQLDTPKGEVNLDGEWTWLSVYPGLSAELGEEVTPETSVETLRAVAARHQLQVDPGWDAQKLVVELFGELVEPQLIQPTFVCDYPPAAQPLARPHRSDPNLIEAWDLIIGGMERGTGFSELVDPVIQRERLVAQSLKAAAGDVEAMQLDEDFLAALEFGAPPMGGLGLGIDRLVMLLTGVGIRETILFPLLKPGG; this is encoded by the coding sequence ATGCGGGTCCGCCGGGAGAAGCGGGACCGGTTGCTGGCCGACGGGCGGCAGCCGTACCCCGTCAGTGTGCCCAGGACCCATGACCTGGACGAGGTCCGGGCCAAGTGGGGACATCTGCAGACCGGTGAGGAGACCCAGGACGTGGTCGGTGTCGCCGGCCGGGTGGTCTTCATCCGCAATACCGGCAAGCTGTGTTTCGCCACCTTGCAGCAGGGACTGACCCAGGAGCACTCCGGCGTCCGGCTGCAGGTGATGCTGTCGCTGGCCGAGGTGGGCGAGGAGGCGCTGACGTCCTGGAAGGCGGAGGTCGACCTCGGTGACTTCGTCTTCGTCGAGGGCCGGGTGATCTGGTCCAGGCGGGGCGAGCTGTCGGTGATGGCCAGCCGCTGGGAGATGGCCTCCAAGGCGCTGCGGCCGATGCCGACCATGCACAAGGAGCTGTCGCCCGAGATGCGAGTGCGCCAGCGTTACGCCGACCTCGCCGTACGGGAGGCCGCCCGGGACATGGTGCGTACCCGGGCGAAGATCACCCGCAGCATCCGCGAGACGCTGCACCGCGGCGGGTTCGTGGAGATCGAGACGCCGATCCTGCAGCTGATCCACGGCGGTGCGACGGCCCGACCGTTCAACACCCACCTGAACGCGTTCGACACCCACATGACGCTGCGGATCGCGCTCGAGCTCTTCCTCAAGCGCGCAGCGGTCGGTGGCGTCGAGCGGGTGTACGAGATGGGACGGATCTTCCGCAACGAGGGGATCGACTCGACCCACAGCGCCGAGTTCACCATGCTCGAGGTCTACGAGGCGTGGGGAGACCAGCGGAGCATCGCCGCGTTGATCCAGCAGATCATCGTCGACGCCGCCGACGCGGTCGGTTCGCGGCAGCTGGACACACCCAAGGGTGAGGTCAACCTGGACGGCGAGTGGACCTGGCTGTCGGTGTATCCGGGACTGTCGGCCGAGCTCGGCGAGGAGGTCACCCCCGAGACCAGTGTCGAGACCCTGCGAGCGGTGGCGGCCCGGCACCAGCTCCAGGTGGACCCGGGCTGGGATGCCCAGAAGCTGGTGGTGGAGCTGTTCGGGGAGCTGGTCGAACCGCAGCTGATCCAGCCGACCTTCGTCTGTGACTACCCGCCGGCGGCGCAGCCGCTGGCCCGGCCACACCGCAGCGACCCGAACCTGATCGAGGCCTGGGACCTGATCATCGGCGGGATGGAGCGGGGCACCGGGTTCTCCGAGCTGGTCGACCCGGTGATCCAGCGGGAGCGGCTGGTGGCCCAGTCGCTCAAGGCCGCGGCCGGCGACGTGGAGGCGATGCAGCTCGACGAGGACTTCCTGGCGGCGCTGGAGTTCGGTGCGCCCCCGATGGGCGGCCTCGGTCTCGGCATCGACCGGCTGGTGATGCTGCTGACCGGCGTCGGGATCAGGGAGACGATCCTGTTCCCGCTGCTGAAGCCCGGCGGCTGA
- a CDS encoding NAD(P)H-binding protein, whose amino-acid sequence MPRRVLIAGATGFIGSHLARALAEEGHQVRAMTRHPETYDGAGEPFEADVTDPERLRQAMEGIEVAYYLVHSLGSDDFEKKDAAAARAFSAAAKETGVERIIYLGGLGRDDDGALSAHLRSRREVESLLGADGVPVTVLRAAVVIGHGSIAWEITRQLVDHLPLMVAPNWVSTRTQPIALADVIRYLVGVLEAPETAGQIYEIGGRDVLRYQDMLRRAARIQNHRPLPLVALPLFTPRLSSYWLALVTDVDVPTGRNLIDSMTTEVIVSDDSITKIIPGETMGYDDAVRAALADRAAAV is encoded by the coding sequence ATGCCCCGCCGAGTCCTGATCGCCGGCGCCACCGGCTTCATCGGATCGCACCTGGCCCGCGCCCTGGCCGAGGAGGGCCACCAGGTGCGCGCGATGACCCGCCACCCGGAGACGTACGACGGCGCCGGGGAGCCGTTCGAAGCCGACGTCACCGACCCTGAACGGCTGCGGCAGGCGATGGAGGGCATCGAGGTCGCCTACTACCTGGTCCACTCGCTCGGTTCGGACGACTTCGAGAAGAAGGACGCGGCGGCGGCGCGTGCCTTCTCCGCAGCCGCCAAGGAGACCGGAGTTGAGCGGATCATCTACCTCGGCGGGCTCGGCCGCGACGACGACGGCGCCCTGTCGGCCCACCTGCGGTCCCGCCGTGAGGTGGAGAGCCTGCTCGGTGCTGACGGTGTGCCCGTCACCGTCCTCCGGGCAGCGGTGGTCATCGGCCACGGCAGCATCGCCTGGGAGATCACCCGGCAGCTGGTCGACCACCTGCCACTGATGGTGGCGCCCAACTGGGTGTCCACCCGCACCCAGCCGATCGCGCTGGCCGACGTGATCCGTTATCTGGTCGGGGTGCTGGAGGCCCCCGAGACCGCCGGCCAGATCTACGAGATCGGCGGCCGGGACGTCCTCCGCTACCAGGACATGCTCCGCCGGGCGGCCCGGATCCAGAACCACCGTCCGCTGCCGCTGGTGGCCCTGCCGCTGTTTACGCCGAGGTTGTCGTCCTACTGGCTCGCCCTGGTCACCGACGTCGACGTACCGACCGGCCGCAACCTCATCGACTCGATGACCACCGAGGTGATCGTCAGCGACGACTCCATCACCAAGATCATCCCCGGCGAGACGATGGGCTACGACGACGCCGTACGGGCGGCGCTGGCCGATCGCGCTGCAGCGGTGTGA
- a CDS encoding CPBP family intramembrane glutamic endopeptidase yields MLVDKVPRDHLQSDAAFRRRRIVVVIVLVAGAALLGVSLSVPPGATAFYPLTFGLAALWAVGAFASGRLHLGRIPFRGSLRRPIISPVILGLVAAAVFVAGALVIREIPLLRDFTDSVLDHARSGSLPLVLAVTVVNGVAEELFFRGALFAAIGVRHPVLISTLVYALATLATGNPMLVFAALLLGLVLGLQRRASGGILGPIITHVTWSTTMLLLLPLLIRSGG; encoded by the coding sequence GTGCTGGTCGACAAGGTGCCGCGGGACCATCTGCAGTCCGATGCCGCCTTCCGCCGCCGTCGGATCGTTGTGGTGATCGTGCTGGTCGCCGGCGCGGCGCTGCTCGGCGTCTCGCTGTCGGTGCCTCCCGGCGCGACCGCCTTCTATCCGCTCACCTTCGGGCTGGCGGCGCTGTGGGCCGTCGGCGCATTCGCTTCCGGCCGACTGCATCTCGGCCGGATCCCGTTCCGTGGCAGCCTGCGGAGACCGATCATCTCCCCCGTCATTCTGGGCCTGGTGGCGGCCGCCGTGTTCGTCGCCGGTGCGCTGGTGATCCGGGAGATCCCGCTGCTGCGGGACTTCACCGACAGCGTCCTCGACCACGCCCGCTCCGGGTCGCTGCCGCTCGTCCTGGCCGTCACCGTCGTCAACGGGGTGGCGGAGGAGCTGTTCTTCCGGGGCGCACTGTTCGCCGCGATCGGTGTCCGCCACCCGGTTCTGATCTCCACCCTGGTCTACGCCCTGGCGACGCTGGCCACCGGCAACCCCATGCTGGTGTTCGCCGCACTGCTGCTCGGGCTGGTGCTGGGGCTGCAACGCCGCGCCTCCGGCGGAATCCTGGGGCCGATCATCACCCATGTCACCTGGTCCACGACCATGCTGCTACTGCTGCCGCTGCTGATTCGCTCGGGCGGCTGA
- a CDS encoding acylphosphatase, which yields MIRRRVIVRGRVQGVFFRDSCRREARKAGVAGWVRNRPDGTVEAVFEGEAASVESMCRWCESGPPYAHVSRVDIVEESPTSQVDFTILRS from the coding sequence ATGATCCGGAGACGGGTGATCGTCCGCGGCCGCGTTCAGGGGGTGTTCTTCCGCGACTCCTGTCGCCGGGAGGCGCGCAAGGCCGGAGTGGCGGGCTGGGTTCGCAACCGGCCGGACGGCACAGTGGAGGCGGTCTTCGAGGGTGAGGCCGCCTCGGTCGAGTCGATGTGCCGCTGGTGCGAGTCCGGCCCGCCGTACGCCCACGTCAGCCGGGTGGACATCGTCGAGGAGAGCCCCACCAGCCAGGTGGACTTCACCATCCTCAGGTCCTGA
- a CDS encoding DHA2 family efflux MFS transporter permease subunit encodes MSSGAAVTATGSRRWVGLFFISLGVALIIVDSTIVNVAIPSIISDLGIDSTQAQWVQEIYTLIFASLLLMWGRLADQWGRRRLFVIGVLVFMVASLLAARSADGNLLILARALQGVGGAMMLPTSLSLLNAGFRGRDRGIAFGIWGATIGGTAALGPLLGGWLTTSFSWRWAFGINLPLGVAVVIGLLLLVPESKDDDADRGLDWIGALLSAVGFGGVVFGLIEGRNLGWWRAKDDLSFFGAGWPWRISPVVVAFVLGVAALAVFVAFERGRNRRHRVAMLDLSLFGIRSFRNGNIAAAIVSLGEFGIIFALPLWFQNVAGYSAFQTGLALLPLAAGSFVASGLGAALGQRRGAIFVVRVGILLELVGVAGLGIFIRPDSTWLTTSPLLFVYGIGVGFATAQLTGVVLADVPLARSGQGSGTQSTARQVGSALGIAILGTVLFASLGSRLDDTLTGFAQLGAEQRTALVAAVKDSAGSIIPSLNADPRTAPIGAAAETAFSDATRYSALTAAAFLLIGLLASRSLGSGRAKSIKGEASPDGYGVGAISRSEE; translated from the coding sequence ATGAGCAGCGGGGCGGCGGTGACCGCCACCGGATCGCGGCGCTGGGTCGGCCTGTTCTTCATCAGTCTCGGTGTGGCCCTGATCATCGTCGACTCCACCATCGTCAACGTCGCCATCCCGTCGATCATCTCCGATCTCGGCATCGACTCCACCCAGGCCCAGTGGGTGCAGGAGATCTATACCCTGATCTTCGCCTCCCTGCTGTTGATGTGGGGACGGCTGGCCGACCAGTGGGGGCGGCGTCGGCTCTTCGTCATCGGCGTCCTCGTTTTCATGGTGGCCAGTCTGCTGGCCGCCCGCTCAGCCGACGGCAACCTGCTGATCCTGGCCCGCGCCCTGCAGGGCGTCGGTGGGGCGATGATGCTGCCGACGTCCCTCTCGCTGCTCAATGCCGGTTTCCGCGGACGCGACCGCGGCATCGCGTTCGGCATCTGGGGCGCCACCATCGGCGGCACCGCCGCACTGGGACCGCTGCTGGGTGGGTGGCTGACCACGTCGTTCTCCTGGCGTTGGGCGTTCGGCATCAACCTCCCGCTCGGAGTGGCCGTGGTGATCGGTCTGCTGCTGCTGGTCCCCGAGTCGAAGGACGACGACGCCGACCGCGGGCTGGACTGGATCGGCGCCCTGCTGTCCGCGGTCGGCTTCGGTGGAGTGGTGTTCGGGCTGATCGAGGGCCGCAACCTGGGCTGGTGGCGGGCCAAGGACGACCTCTCCTTCTTCGGAGCCGGCTGGCCGTGGCGGATCTCGCCGGTCGTCGTCGCCTTCGTGCTGGGCGTCGCCGCGCTGGCGGTGTTCGTGGCCTTCGAGCGCGGCCGAAACCGGCGGCACCGGGTGGCGATGCTCGACCTGAGCCTGTTCGGCATCCGCTCGTTCCGCAACGGCAACATCGCCGCCGCCATCGTCAGCCTCGGGGAGTTCGGCATCATCTTCGCCTTGCCGCTGTGGTTCCAGAACGTCGCCGGCTACTCCGCCTTCCAGACCGGCCTGGCGCTGTTGCCGCTGGCCGCCGGCAGCTTCGTCGCCAGCGGGCTCGGTGCGGCGCTCGGCCAGCGACGCGGCGCCATCTTCGTCGTCCGGGTCGGGATCCTGCTCGAGCTTGTCGGGGTCGCCGGGCTGGGCATCTTCATCCGGCCGGACAGTACCTGGCTGACCACGTCGCCACTGCTGTTCGTCTACGGGATCGGCGTCGGCTTCGCCACCGCCCAGCTGACCGGGGTGGTGCTGGCCGATGTGCCACTCGCCCGCAGCGGCCAGGGGTCGGGCACCCAGAGCACCGCACGCCAGGTCGGCTCCGCGTTGGGGATCGCCATCCTCGGTACGGTGCTGTTCGCCAGTCTCGGCAGCCGCCTCGACGACACCCTGACCGGCTTCGCGCAGCTCGGCGCGGAGCAGCGCACCGCTCTGGTGGCGGCGGTCAAGGACAGCGCCGGATCGATCATCCCCTCGCTGAACGCCGACCCGCGCACCGCGCCGATCGGCGCTGCGGCCGAGACCGCCTTCTCCGATGCCACCCGCTACTCCGCGCTGACCGCTGCCGCGTTCCTGCTGATCGGCCTGCTGGCCAGCCGGTCGCTCGGCAGCGGACGCGCGAAGTCGATCAAGGGCGAGGCTTCGCCCGACGGCTATGGTGTTGGTGCCATCAGCCGATCAGAGGAGTAG
- a CDS encoding S-adenosylmethionine:tRNA ribosyltransferase-isomerase produces MTLLSTTPTTVFTAPDDRTAPEPAELRGLARDGVRLLVAGPSLVDTTFTHLGDHLRPGDVLVVNTSATVPGQVDADSSVRGRVVVHIANRLNDGTRVVELRTRPNAASPILDAVAGERLRLPEGAEVELLDPYPVASSSPTGAGNRLWRARVQVPGRLDDYLQRRARPISYGYLSRTFSLAYYQTVFALHPGSAEMPSAGRPFTPDLVTRLVARGILFAPITLHTGVSSQESHEAPQSEWFEVSASTARLVNGARANGGRVVAVGTTATRALESATDDSGTLHASCGWTDLVISTERPVRLVDGLVTGWHNPDASHLLLVESVVGAELTQAAYDAAVRQGYLWHEFGDSCLLLP; encoded by the coding sequence ATGACTCTGCTCAGCACCACCCCGACCACCGTCTTCACCGCGCCAGACGACCGCACCGCCCCCGAGCCAGCGGAGCTCCGTGGGCTGGCCCGCGACGGCGTGCGCCTGCTGGTCGCCGGCCCCAGCCTCGTCGACACGACCTTCACCCATCTGGGCGACCACCTCCGGCCCGGGGACGTGCTGGTGGTGAACACCTCCGCCACTGTGCCAGGACAGGTGGACGCCGACAGTTCCGTGCGGGGGCGGGTGGTCGTGCACATCGCCAACCGGCTGAACGACGGCACCCGCGTGGTCGAGCTGCGGACCCGGCCCAATGCCGCCTCGCCCATCCTCGACGCCGTGGCCGGGGAGCGGCTGCGGCTGCCCGAGGGCGCCGAGGTCGAGCTGCTCGACCCGTACCCGGTCGCCTCGTCCTCCCCCACTGGCGCCGGCAATCGGCTCTGGCGCGCCCGGGTGCAGGTGCCGGGCCGACTGGACGACTACCTCCAGCGGCGGGCCCGGCCGATCAGCTACGGCTACCTGAGCCGGACGTTTTCGTTGGCGTACTACCAGACGGTGTTCGCGCTGCATCCGGGCTCGGCCGAGATGCCCAGTGCCGGGCGCCCGTTCACCCCCGACCTGGTCACCAGGCTGGTCGCCCGCGGGATCCTGTTCGCACCGATCACCCTGCACACCGGTGTCTCGTCGCAGGAGTCGCACGAGGCCCCGCAGTCGGAGTGGTTCGAGGTGAGCGCGTCGACGGCACGGCTCGTCAACGGCGCCCGCGCCAACGGTGGGCGGGTGGTCGCGGTCGGGACCACCGCCACCCGGGCGTTGGAGTCGGCGACCGACGACTCCGGTACGTTGCACGCATCGTGCGGCTGGACCGACCTGGTCATCTCCACCGAACGGCCCGTCCGGCTGGTCGACGGGCTGGTCACCGGCTGGCACAACCCGGACGCCTCGCACCTGCTGCTGGTCGAGTCCGTGGTCGGCGCCGAGCTGACCCAGGCCGCCTACGATGCCGCCGTACGGCAGGGGTACCTCTGGCACGAGTTCGGCGACTCGTGTCTGCTGCTGCCCTGA
- a CDS encoding TetR/AcrR family transcriptional regulator: MPRIRADTLAAHRELMWTRLLDAFADAMAEVGYPDLTLADVAARAGMARNTIYNYVPDKEALMMAFIERSVEQFVHRMRSELADLSDARTRMEALIRRQMHQFVVEPGSGPGKGLLEGHEFGPATHLAMQVRFKPLHTLIAEIVSEGIDSGEFRAGLDPVGVTPMISALVGSERVPVGQGQHDPDEAADRVTEFVLAALS; encoded by the coding sequence ATGCCACGGATCCGAGCCGACACCCTGGCGGCACATCGAGAGCTGATGTGGACCCGGCTGCTCGATGCGTTCGCCGACGCGATGGCCGAGGTCGGCTATCCCGACCTCACTCTGGCCGACGTCGCCGCGCGGGCCGGGATGGCACGCAACACGATCTACAACTACGTGCCGGACAAGGAGGCCCTGATGATGGCCTTCATCGAGCGGTCGGTGGAGCAGTTCGTGCACCGGATGCGCTCGGAGCTGGCCGACCTGAGCGACGCCCGGACCAGGATGGAGGCGCTGATCCGACGCCAGATGCACCAGTTCGTCGTGGAGCCCGGGTCCGGGCCGGGCAAGGGCCTGCTGGAGGGCCACGAGTTCGGACCGGCGACCCATCTGGCGATGCAGGTCCGGTTCAAGCCGCTGCACACCCTGATCGCCGAGATCGTCTCGGAAGGCATCGACTCCGGTGAGTTCCGCGCCGGCCTGGACCCGGTGGGGGTCACTCCGATGATCTCCGCCCTGGTCGGCTCCGAGCGGGTGCCGGTCGGGCAGGGCCAGCACGACCCGGATGAGGCGGCCGACCGGGTGACCGAGTTCGTGCTGGCGGCGCTGAGTTGA
- a CDS encoding GNAT family N-acetyltransferase, producing MTGPREFEAPPRTVVERRTRRLTLRRPAVSDLDLIHELHSDERTHQYAPGLRHTSGEQSREMLASWLAHWEEFGFGYWIAVERGSSRSVGCVGVKFAEVAGTKGLDDRPVLNLYYRLLHHFQGAGLGREGARETVAFAAEWLPGWACTALIPPANQPSIRTAEAAGLIGNGTARRLDDLEQGDASLLFEAPRFAQVTDPGERRAALVALWQRVNAAGGAVGFMGPSTEAEVRDRLDPHLAAVARGEALLGTISRPDDGTLLGFGFWRLSDQPQKAHVAWLERLMVEPQANGHNLGRILLAGLHALGRHNGIEIARLNYRGGTSLGEFYARCGYTEVGRVPGALRFGTDHRDDVEVATRLDGRPLSRVGFPG from the coding sequence GTGACCGGTCCGCGCGAGTTCGAGGCCCCGCCGCGCACCGTGGTGGAGCGTCGGACCCGCCGACTGACCCTCCGCCGACCTGCAGTCAGCGACCTCGATCTCATCCATGAGCTGCACAGTGACGAACGGACCCACCAGTACGCGCCTGGGCTGCGGCACACTTCCGGTGAGCAGAGCAGGGAGATGCTGGCGTCCTGGCTGGCCCACTGGGAGGAGTTCGGCTTCGGCTACTGGATCGCGGTGGAGCGTGGCTCGTCTCGGTCGGTCGGTTGTGTCGGAGTCAAGTTCGCGGAGGTGGCCGGTACGAAGGGCCTGGACGACCGTCCGGTGCTGAACCTGTACTACCGGTTGCTGCACCACTTTCAAGGTGCTGGCCTCGGCCGGGAAGGTGCCCGCGAGACGGTGGCCTTCGCCGCCGAGTGGCTCCCGGGGTGGGCCTGCACGGCGCTCATCCCGCCGGCGAACCAACCGTCCATCCGTACCGCCGAGGCCGCCGGCCTGATCGGGAACGGGACCGCTCGTCGGCTCGACGACCTTGAGCAGGGGGACGCCTCGTTGCTGTTCGAGGCACCCCGGTTCGCTCAGGTGACAGATCCGGGCGAGCGACGCGCAGCCCTGGTCGCCCTCTGGCAGCGGGTCAACGCCGCCGGCGGCGCCGTCGGTTTCATGGGCCCCAGCACCGAGGCGGAGGTGCGGGACCGGTTGGACCCGCATCTGGCGGCCGTCGCGCGCGGCGAGGCGCTGCTGGGCACGATCAGCCGACCCGACGACGGCACGCTGCTGGGATTCGGGTTCTGGCGGCTCAGCGACCAGCCGCAGAAGGCCCACGTCGCCTGGCTCGAGCGGCTGATGGTCGAGCCGCAGGCCAACGGCCACAACCTGGGCCGGATCCTGCTGGCCGGGCTGCATGCCCTGGGTCGTCACAACGGGATCGAGATCGCCCGGCTCAACTACCGTGGCGGCACCAGCCTCGGTGAGTTCTACGCCCGCTGCGGCTACACCGAGGTGGGCCGGGTCCCGGGCGCACTGCGGTTCGGCACCGACCACCGCGACGACGTCGAGGTCGCCACCCGCCTCGACGGCCGCCCGCTGAGCCGTGTCGGTTTCCCTGGTTGA
- a CDS encoding ABC transporter ATP-binding protein, producing the protein MTAHALVMEQVRKTYQMGDSEVVALDSADLVLGSDEIIALVGPSGSGKTTLCSIAGGILSPTDGTIVVGGEDISRHSGRALTEFRRTSVGFVFQAVNLVPFLTARENLLVVDELGGGSRRGGSRRGGRRRARQRADTLLDELGLADRADNLPGQLSGGQKQRVAIGRALMNEPRLVLFDEPTSALDSKLGDQVVRLIRDEMKSRGTAAIIVTHDDRITHYADRTVHISDGSIMNPAESADRQPLPTGQALR; encoded by the coding sequence ATGACAGCACACGCACTGGTGATGGAACAGGTCCGCAAGACCTACCAGATGGGCGACAGCGAGGTGGTGGCCCTGGACTCGGCAGATCTCGTCCTGGGCAGTGACGAGATCATCGCCCTGGTGGGGCCGTCGGGCTCGGGAAAGACCACCCTCTGCTCGATCGCCGGGGGCATCCTGTCGCCCACCGACGGCACAATCGTCGTCGGCGGCGAGGACATCAGCCGGCACTCGGGTCGGGCGCTGACGGAGTTCCGGCGCACCTCGGTCGGCTTCGTCTTCCAGGCCGTCAACCTGGTCCCCTTCCTGACCGCGCGGGAGAATCTGCTGGTGGTCGACGAGCTGGGCGGGGGGTCACGGCGGGGGGGGTCACGCCGCGGTGGGCGCCGCCGGGCCCGGCAGCGCGCCGACACGCTGCTGGACGAACTCGGGCTGGCCGACCGTGCCGACAACCTGCCCGGCCAGCTCTCCGGCGGCCAGAAGCAGCGGGTGGCCATCGGCCGGGCGCTGATGAACGAACCGCGCCTGGTGCTGTTCGACGAGCCGACCTCCGCCCTGGACAGCAAGCTGGGCGACCAGGTGGTCCGGCTGATCCGGGATGAGATGAAGTCTCGTGGAACCGCAGCGATCATCGTCACCCACGACGACCGGATCACCCACTACGCGGACCGGACCGTACACATCAGCGACGGCAGCATCATGAACCCGGCGGAGTCGGCGGACCGCCAGCCGCTACCCACCGGACAGGCCCTGCGATGA
- a CDS encoding SDR family NAD(P)-dependent oxidoreductase, translating to MPIALITGGSAGLGRALAEALGRQGWTLVLDGRRPDRLEAVVAQLTPITTVAEVTGDVSDPLHRRRLVEAVNALGPLDLLVNNASELGGSPQPSLAELDEATLTRLLAVNVAAPLALIRALLPSLSPTGAVVNISSDAAVEHYPGWGGYGASKAALDHLTLTLAVESPEHRFYAVDPGDMRTQMHQDAFPGEDISDRPDPETVVPTLLGLLASGRASGRFRLTELAEQLGASTAVPALTEAAS from the coding sequence ATGCCCATTGCACTCATCACCGGTGGATCTGCCGGCCTGGGCCGGGCCCTGGCCGAGGCGCTCGGTCGTCAGGGCTGGACCCTGGTCCTGGACGGCCGTCGTCCGGACCGGCTCGAGGCCGTGGTCGCCCAGCTGACCCCCATCACCACCGTCGCAGAGGTCACCGGCGACGTCAGCGACCCGCTGCACCGACGCCGGCTGGTAGAGGCGGTCAACGCCCTCGGCCCTCTCGATCTGCTGGTCAACAACGCCAGCGAGCTGGGCGGCAGCCCTCAACCGTCGCTGGCCGAGCTGGACGAGGCCACGCTCACCCGACTGCTCGCGGTCAACGTCGCAGCCCCGTTGGCCTTGATCCGCGCGCTGCTTCCCTCGCTGTCACCGACCGGTGCCGTCGTCAACATCTCCTCCGACGCTGCTGTCGAGCACTACCCAGGCTGGGGAGGTTACGGTGCCAGCAAGGCCGCCCTCGACCACCTGACTCTGACGCTGGCCGTCGAATCGCCGGAGCATCGCTTCTACGCCGTCGACCCGGGCGACATGAGGACCCAGATGCACCAGGACGCCTTCCCCGGTGAGGACATCAGCGACCGCCCGGACCCGGAGACTGTGGTACCGACCCTGCTCGGCCTGCTGGCTTCGGGGCGCGCCAGCGGCCGGTTCCGGCTGACCGAACTGGCCGAGCAGCTCGGCGCCAGCACGGCGGTGCCCGCGCTGACGGAGGCGGCGTCATGA